A genomic segment from Nocardia cyriacigeorgica GUH-2 encodes:
- a CDS encoding HAMP domain-containing sensor histidine kinase, which translates to MARSASKRPGKSGTAAGVAPLGPARRGLDEPAPMRPPTPLTRTVSLRWRVTLLAASVVAIAVAVTSIAAYAMVARALYGDVDAQLRARAATMISGDIDSMAFQSLGVATLFSNNIGVGLIYPFSVSSPTAPEGERPPDSLPVYIPPQPTKPPIGTEEIAVAKGEHTSSLRTYNNQRVLARRMDSGVTLVISQRLEPTREVLDRLAWLLFVVGGCGVLLAAAAGTAVGRTGLRPIARLTAATERVARTDDLTPIPVTGDDELARLTESFNTMLRALAESRDRQRRLVADAGHELRTPLTSLRTNMELLIAAGRPGAPRIPDEDMAELRADVVAQIEELSTLVGDLVDLAREDAPETVYERVDLGEVAERALERARRRRGSIEFVAALRPWFVYGHEAGLERAILNVLDNAAKWSPAGAQVRVSMAEVGRGLLELSVDDAGPGIPPAERELVFERFYRTTASRSMPGSGLGLAIVKQVVTKHGGTITIDTSERGGALIRIVLPGEAGAPTAAVEDEAE; encoded by the coding sequence ATGGCACGTTCAGCTTCCAAACGGCCGGGAAAATCCGGCACCGCCGCGGGTGTGGCACCACTGGGCCCGGCCCGTCGCGGGCTCGACGAGCCCGCGCCCATGCGCCCGCCCACCCCACTGACCCGCACGGTCTCACTGCGCTGGCGGGTGACGCTGCTGGCCGCCTCGGTGGTGGCCATCGCCGTCGCGGTCACCTCCATCGCCGCCTACGCGATGGTGGCGCGCGCGCTCTACGGCGACGTGGACGCCCAGCTGCGCGCCCGGGCCGCGACCATGATCAGCGGCGATATCGACAGCATGGCGTTCCAGTCGCTCGGGGTGGCGACACTGTTCTCCAACAACATCGGCGTCGGCCTGATCTACCCGTTCTCGGTGTCCTCGCCGACCGCGCCGGAGGGGGAACGCCCGCCCGACAGCCTGCCGGTCTACATCCCGCCGCAGCCCACCAAACCGCCCATCGGCACCGAGGAGATCGCGGTCGCCAAGGGCGAGCACACCTCGTCGCTGCGCACCTACAACAACCAGCGGGTGCTGGCCCGGCGCATGGATTCGGGTGTCACGCTGGTGATCTCCCAGCGCCTGGAACCCACCCGTGAGGTGCTCGACCGGCTGGCCTGGCTGCTGTTCGTGGTCGGCGGATGCGGCGTGCTGCTGGCCGCCGCGGCCGGTACCGCGGTCGGGCGCACCGGATTGCGGCCCATCGCCCGGCTCACCGCGGCCACCGAACGCGTGGCCCGCACCGACGACTTGACCCCGATCCCGGTCACCGGTGACGACGAGCTGGCCCGGCTCACCGAGAGTTTCAACACCATGCTGCGCGCGCTGGCCGAATCCCGCGACCGGCAGCGGCGGCTGGTCGCCGACGCCGGCCACGAGCTGCGCACCCCGCTGACCTCGCTGCGCACCAACATGGAACTGCTGATCGCCGCGGGCCGGCCGGGCGCGCCGCGGATTCCGGACGAGGACATGGCCGAACTGCGCGCCGATGTGGTGGCCCAGATCGAGGAGCTGTCCACCCTCGTCGGCGACCTGGTCGACCTGGCCAGGGAGGACGCGCCGGAAACCGTTTACGAGCGCGTCGATCTCGGCGAGGTGGCCGAGCGGGCACTCGAACGCGCCCGGCGCCGTCGCGGCTCCATCGAGTTCGTCGCGGCACTGCGGCCGTGGTTCGTCTACGGCCATGAGGCCGGCTTGGAGCGGGCGATCCTGAACGTCCTCGACAACGCCGCGAAGTGGAGCCCGGCCGGTGCCCAGGTGCGGGTGAGCATGGCCGAGGTGGGGCGCGGGCTGCTGGAGCTGTCGGTCGACGACGCCGGCCCCGGCATCCCGCCGGCCGAACGCGAGCTGGTCTTCGAGCGGTTCTACCGCACCACCGCCTCGCGCTCGATGCCCGGTTCCGGCCTCGGGCTGGCGATTGTGAAACAGGTCGTGACAAAACACGGCGGCACCATCACGATCGATACGTCCGAACGCGGCGGCGCGCTGATCCGCATCGTGCTGCCGGGTGAGGCGGGCGCGCCGACGGCGGCCGTCGAGGACGAGGCGGAGTAG
- a CDS encoding response regulator transcription factor: MRILVVDDDRAVRESLRRSLTFNGYTVDLAVDGVDALDKVTAQRPDALVLDVMMPRLDGLEVCRRLRSTGDDLPILVLTARDSVSERVAGLDAGADDYLPKPFALEELLARLRALLRRRASDPGETSETMRFADLSLDPVTREVLRGSRSISLTRTEFSLLEMLMANPRRVLTRGRILEEVWGYDFPTSGNALEVYIGYLRRKTEAEGEPRLIHTVRGVGYVLRETPP, encoded by the coding sequence ATGCGCATTCTGGTAGTCGACGACGATCGCGCCGTCCGGGAATCGCTGCGGCGGTCGCTGACCTTCAACGGCTACACCGTCGACCTCGCGGTCGATGGTGTCGACGCACTGGACAAAGTCACCGCGCAACGACCGGACGCGCTCGTGCTCGATGTGATGATGCCGCGCCTGGACGGCCTGGAGGTTTGCCGCCGTTTGCGCAGCACCGGCGACGATCTGCCGATTCTGGTTTTGACCGCCCGGGATTCGGTTTCCGAACGGGTGGCCGGGCTCGACGCGGGCGCCGACGACTATTTGCCGAAACCATTCGCGCTCGAAGAATTGCTCGCCCGGTTGCGCGCGTTGCTGCGCCGTCGCGCCAGCGACCCGGGTGAGACATCGGAAACGATGCGGTTCGCCGATCTGTCGCTGGATCCGGTCACCCGTGAGGTGTTGCGTGGATCTCGGTCGATCAGCCTCACCCGCACCGAGTTCTCACTGCTGGAAATGTTGATGGCCAATCCGCGCCGGGTGCTGACCCGCGGCCGGATTCTGGAAGAGGTCTGGGGCTACGACTTCCCGACCTCCGGCAATGCGCTCGAGGTCTACATCGGCTATCTGCGGCGCAAGACCGAGGCCGAGGGCGAGCCGCGGTTGATCCACACGGTGCGCGGGGTCGGCTACGTACTGCGGGAGACACCGCCGTAG
- a CDS encoding sensor histidine kinase has protein sequence MEAAPRPWQFSLPNWSVTRKVGIVLVLPVVLATVFAVLRINNELQTMDQLDAATEQAIIIRPIVKFGTATEHLAVTATSSWGNPADPRTDAALTRFDQALADMETALQDTGVSGKVTAELSSAVAIGTTMRNSLRSGSPAMVGDQADEIGMRIGNALALSPSVEDLVIQRYFLQLTTIQTARRVLTEQRMLISSPDAARNPSMRARVLTSAGAELTMIYQYGQILPELAGNMRPLLDAVQTRLATFSQNTADPASNPAVLDSLQVSADTYDATTAQLTDIIDAALLERTTTAQNSALRETTIVIAVLLAGLALALAVARTLVVPVRRLRRDALEVAHVKLPDELSVVRAGGTTPAITPVAVHTTDEIGQLARAVDEMHEQALNLAAEQARLRVQIGNMFETLSRRSQSLVEQQLALIEDLEHDEDNSERLQSLFRLDHLATRMRRNGDNLLVLAGTALRRGQLQPVPLSDMLWSAVSQVEDYQRVEIGTVPDGVVAGEPAVDIEHLLAELIDNALRYSPPTTPVAVTVSRAVDGGYLIEITDRGLGMSAEDLQATNERLASGGEVTVETARRMGLFVVGRLAKRHNITVSLRRTSTMAQQPGITASVHLPGALVAPAMDDADGKPQTDPFAALPPGAPPQRTLVPVPSLPEAPAPAPESEPVPLSSWGTTSSGLPQRRPSIRVAEPPEQPTVSVPASARPDSGAEDRSTNTPFGPPTPEPHPGDAETGPNRIVSAEPEEEPTGLWAETKEHPIVAPQPEPEPRATTAGSGLPIRRPAPVRDEPQQQAPEPPRPQEPETVTVTAESAAATSTSTRLHPVGGDSPTPIYQRMVSEWLVEPATAQPSSGTWSSPADAGWMAAEDAAKPTTSARTVGGLPIRRPGAQLVPGGLAPVEEAGARDPEEIRNNLTRHLSGVRSGRAEAQHNDGGLA, from the coding sequence ATGGAAGCTGCACCGCGACCCTGGCAATTCAGCCTGCCCAACTGGTCGGTTACCCGCAAGGTCGGCATCGTGCTGGTGCTGCCGGTGGTCCTGGCCACCGTGTTCGCGGTACTGCGAATCAACAACGAACTCCAGACCATGGACCAGCTGGATGCGGCCACCGAACAGGCCATCATCATCCGGCCCATCGTCAAGTTCGGTACCGCCACCGAACATCTGGCCGTGACCGCGACCTCGAGCTGGGGCAACCCCGCCGACCCGCGCACCGACGCCGCGCTGACCCGGTTCGATCAGGCCCTGGCCGATATGGAAACCGCGCTCCAGGACACCGGCGTGAGCGGCAAGGTGACCGCCGAGCTGTCCTCCGCGGTGGCCATCGGCACCACCATGCGCAACAGCCTGCGCAGCGGATCGCCTGCGATGGTCGGCGATCAGGCCGACGAGATCGGCATGCGCATCGGTAACGCGCTGGCGCTGTCGCCCTCGGTGGAAGACCTCGTCATCCAGCGATACTTTCTCCAGCTGACCACGATTCAGACCGCGCGCCGGGTGCTCACCGAGCAGCGCATGCTGATCAGCTCGCCCGACGCCGCGCGCAATCCGAGCATGCGGGCCCGCGTACTCACCTCCGCCGGTGCCGAGCTGACCATGATCTACCAGTACGGCCAGATTCTGCCGGAGCTGGCGGGCAATATGCGTCCGCTGCTGGACGCGGTGCAGACCCGGTTGGCGACCTTCAGCCAGAACACCGCCGACCCGGCGAGCAATCCGGCGGTGCTGGACTCGTTGCAGGTCAGTGCCGACACCTACGACGCGACCACCGCGCAGCTGACCGACATCATCGATGCCGCACTGCTCGAACGCACCACCACCGCGCAGAACAGCGCGCTGCGTGAGACCACCATCGTGATCGCGGTGCTGCTGGCCGGTCTGGCGCTGGCGCTGGCGGTCGCGCGGACCCTGGTCGTCCCGGTGCGCAGGCTGCGGCGCGACGCGCTCGAGGTCGCGCACGTCAAGCTGCCCGACGAGCTGTCGGTGGTGCGTGCCGGTGGCACCACCCCCGCCATCACCCCGGTCGCCGTGCACACCACCGACGAGATCGGCCAGCTGGCCCGAGCCGTCGACGAAATGCACGAACAGGCGCTCAATCTCGCCGCCGAGCAGGCCCGTCTGCGGGTGCAGATCGGCAACATGTTCGAGACCCTGTCGCGGCGCAGCCAGTCGCTGGTGGAACAGCAGCTGGCGCTGATCGAGGACCTCGAACACGACGAGGACAACAGCGAGCGGTTGCAGAGCCTGTTCCGCCTCGACCACCTCGCCACCCGCATGCGCCGCAACGGCGACAACCTGCTGGTGCTGGCCGGTACCGCGTTGCGCCGCGGCCAGCTTCAGCCGGTGCCGCTGTCGGACATGCTGTGGAGTGCGGTCTCCCAGGTCGAGGACTATCAGCGGGTCGAGATCGGCACTGTGCCCGACGGTGTCGTCGCCGGTGAGCCCGCCGTCGACATCGAGCATCTGCTCGCCGAGCTGATCGACAACGCGCTGCGCTACTCGCCGCCGACCACCCCGGTCGCGGTGACGGTCTCGCGCGCGGTCGACGGCGGCTACCTGATCGAGATCACCGACCGCGGCCTCGGCATGTCGGCCGAGGACCTGCAGGCCACCAACGAACGCCTCGCCTCCGGTGGTGAGGTCACCGTCGAAACCGCCCGCCGGATGGGCCTGTTCGTGGTCGGCCGGCTGGCCAAGCGGCACAACATCACCGTCAGCCTGCGCCGCACCTCGACCATGGCGCAGCAGCCCGGTATCACCGCGAGCGTGCATCTGCCCGGCGCACTGGTGGCGCCCGCGATGGACGACGCCGACGGCAAGCCGCAGACCGATCCTTTCGCCGCGCTGCCGCCCGGCGCGCCGCCGCAGCGGACCCTGGTGCCGGTGCCGAGCCTGCCGGAGGCGCCCGCCCCCGCACCCGAATCCGAGCCGGTACCGCTGTCGTCGTGGGGCACCACCAGTTCCGGGCTGCCGCAGCGTCGTCCGTCCATCCGGGTGGCCGAGCCGCCCGAGCAGCCGACGGTGTCGGTGCCCGCGAGTGCGCGACCGGATTCCGGCGCCGAGGATCGTTCCACCAACACCCCGTTCGGCCCGCCGACCCCGGAGCCGCATCCCGGCGACGCCGAGACCGGGCCGAACCGGATCGTCAGCGCCGAACCCGAGGAAGAGCCGACGGGCCTGTGGGCCGAAACCAAGGAACACCCGATCGTGGCGCCGCAGCCCGAACCCGAACCGCGCGCCACCACCGCCGGTTCCGGGCTGCCGATCCGGCGTCCGGCGCCGGTGCGCGACGAGCCGCAGCAGCAGGCCCCGGAGCCGCCGCGGCCGCAGGAGCCCGAGACCGTCACCGTCACCGCCGAATCCGCGGCGGCGACCTCGACCTCGACCCGCCTGCACCCGGTCGGCGGCGATTCGCCGACCCCGATCTATCAGCGCATGGTCTCGGAGTGGCTGGTCGAGCCCGCCACCGCGCAGCCGTCGAGCGGCACCTGGTCCTCCCCCGCGGATGCCGGCTGGATGGCGGCCGAGGATGCCGCCAAGCCGACCACCAGCGCCCGGACGGTCGGCGGCCTGCCGATCCGCAGGCCGGGTGCGCAACTGGTGCCGGGTGGCCTGGCCCCGGTCGAAGAGGCGGGCGCGCGTGATCCGGAGGAGATCCGGAACAACCTGACCAGGCATCTCAGTGGGGTCCGCAGCGGGCGGGCCGAAGCGCAGCACAACGACGGAGGGCTTGCATGA
- a CDS encoding roadblock/LC7 domain-containing protein: MTNPNPNSTTDENLNWLVARFTRDVPGVSHAVLVSADGLLQATSPHLPADRAEQLAAVTAGLASLSTGAAQLFDGGKVMQSIVEMQRGYLLVMSVGNGSHLAVLANKSHDIGRIGYEMALLVDRVGSVVSATARTAV; encoded by the coding sequence ATGACCAACCCGAACCCGAACAGCACCACGGACGAGAACCTGAATTGGCTGGTCGCCCGGTTCACCCGGGACGTACCCGGTGTCTCCCACGCGGTCCTGGTGTCGGCGGACGGCCTGTTGCAGGCCACCAGCCCGCATCTGCCCGCCGACCGCGCCGAACAGCTGGCCGCGGTGACCGCCGGCCTGGCGAGTCTGTCCACCGGTGCCGCACAGCTTTTCGACGGCGGCAAGGTGATGCAGTCGATCGTGGAGATGCAACGCGGCTACCTGCTGGTGATGAGCGTCGGCAACGGCTCGCATCTGGCGGTGCTGGCGAACAAGTCGCACGATATCGGCCGCATCGGCTACGAGATGGCGTTGCTGGTCGATCGAGTGGGCTCGGTGGTTTCCGCCACCGCCCGCACTGCCGTCTGA
- a CDS encoding DUF742 domain-containing protein has product MSSFGSGPYNRPTTRVRPYALTSGRTEPAVDLPLEAVIETISYTPRGEWPSGDIRIEILRLGAHLLSVAEIAAHLDRPLGMVRVVIGDLVVDGNLRVHSTLTEQASYDERRSLMERTLRGLRAL; this is encoded by the coding sequence ATGTCCTCATTCGGCTCCGGGCCGTACAACCGGCCAACCACTCGCGTCAGACCCTATGCCCTGACGTCGGGGCGCACCGAGCCGGCGGTCGACCTGCCGCTGGAGGCGGTCATCGAGACCATCTCCTATACCCCGCGCGGTGAGTGGCCCTCCGGTGATATCCGCATCGAAATCCTGCGTCTCGGTGCGCACCTGCTCTCAGTTGCCGAAATCGCCGCACACCTGGATCGTCCGCTCGGTATGGTCCGGGTCGTTATCGGCGATCTCGTCGTGGACGGGAACCTGCGAGTGCATTCGACTCTGACCGAACAGGCGAGCTATGACGAACGCCGTTCCCTGATGGAGAGGACATTGCGTGGACTCCGTGCCCTATAG
- a CDS encoding GTP-binding protein, producing MPYRRPDRGSAPEDTDNRTASTKIVVAGGFGAGKTTFVGAVSEIVPLRTEAMVTRFSDGIDDLADTPEKETTTVAMDFGRIILPGNLVLYLFGTPGQRRFWFMWDDLIRGAIGAVVLIDTRRLEDSFAAVDFFEARKLPFLIAVNRFPDAPRFPIAELREALSVRPGVPIVDIDARNAVEVRQALAAVTEYAISELQAMELEGAARHG from the coding sequence GTGCCCTATAGGAGACCGGATCGGGGCTCCGCGCCCGAGGACACCGACAACCGCACCGCGTCGACCAAGATCGTCGTCGCCGGTGGTTTCGGTGCGGGCAAGACCACTTTCGTCGGTGCGGTCTCGGAGATCGTTCCGCTGCGCACCGAGGCGATGGTCACCCGGTTCTCCGACGGTATCGACGATCTCGCCGATACCCCGGAGAAGGAGACGACCACCGTCGCCATGGATTTCGGCCGGATCATCCTGCCGGGCAATCTGGTGCTCTACCTGTTCGGCACGCCCGGCCAGCGCCGGTTCTGGTTCATGTGGGACGACCTGATCCGCGGTGCCATCGGCGCCGTGGTGCTCATCGATACCCGCAGGCTGGAGGACAGCTTCGCGGCCGTCGACTTCTTCGAGGCGCGCAAGCTGCCGTTCCTGATCGCGGTCAACCGTTTCCCGGATGCCCCGCGGTTCCCGATCGCGGAGTTGCGTGAGGCGCTGTCGGTGCGTCCCGGTGTGCCGATCGTGGACATCGACGCGCGCAACGCGGTCGAGGTGCGCCAGGCGCTGGCCGCGGTCACCGAGTACGCGATCTCGGAATTGCAGGCCATGGAACTGGAAGGGGCCGCCCGGCATGGCTGA
- a CDS encoding MHYT domain-containing protein yields the protein MADTLASATGLLAADANAEMEWFAMGYWLIGLSLGMSALGALVGLACVVHGRRSARFRPVWLAAAAVSMGGVGIWLATAVPLLGVAVPGAVLRYDAATLGVSLAVIVIAVFAGLVIAGRELRWPRLLTGGLVIGLGGGLMQYLQLSSVDVQGSVELTVWLLVVATLIAVLLAIAGLWVFQSRQVLAARIATIVVFAVGVAAVYYTGVAALGFSIDDAAESPAGMQLFDFVFPMFVLGSLALALPITAVLVAPDRRELAAVDPTPRPVLEPAH from the coding sequence ATGGCTGACACGCTGGCTTCGGCGACCGGTCTGCTCGCGGCCGACGCGAACGCCGAGATGGAGTGGTTCGCGATGGGTTATTGGCTCATCGGGCTGTCGCTGGGAATGTCCGCGCTCGGCGCGCTGGTCGGACTGGCCTGTGTGGTGCACGGCCGGCGTTCGGCCCGGTTCCGTCCGGTCTGGCTGGCCGCGGCGGCGGTGTCGATGGGCGGTGTCGGGATCTGGCTGGCGACGGCGGTCCCGCTGCTCGGGGTGGCGGTGCCGGGGGCGGTGCTGCGTTATGACGCGGCCACACTGGGTGTTTCGCTGGCGGTGATCGTCATCGCGGTGTTCGCCGGGCTGGTGATCGCCGGACGCGAGCTGCGGTGGCCGCGACTGCTGACCGGCGGGCTGGTGATCGGACTCGGCGGGGGGCTGATGCAGTACCTGCAGCTGTCTTCGGTGGACGTGCAGGGCTCGGTCGAGCTGACGGTGTGGCTGCTGGTGGTGGCGACGCTGATCGCGGTGCTGCTGGCGATCGCCGGCCTGTGGGTGTTCCAGTCGCGGCAGGTGCTCGCCGCGCGGATCGCGACGATCGTGGTGTTCGCCGTCGGTGTGGCCGCGGTGTACTACACCGGGGTGGCCGCGCTCGGGTTCAGTATCGACGATGCTGCCGAGTCCCCGGCCGGGATGCAGTTGTTCGACTTCGTGTTCCCGATGTTCGTGCTCGGTTCGCTGGCGCTGGCGTTGCCGATCACCGCGGTGCTGGTGGCGCCGGATCGCCGGGAGTTGGCCGCGGTGGATCCGACGCCGCGTCCGGTGCTCGAGCCGGCGCACTGA
- the rpmF gene encoding 50S ribosomal protein L32 — protein MAVPKRKMSRSNTRSRRSNWKATPPDLVPVTVGGVVHRVPRRLVQAVRRGLIDPERI, from the coding sequence ATGGCGGTTCCCAAGCGCAAGATGTCGCGGTCCAATACCCGCAGCCGGCGCTCGAACTGGAAAGCGACACCGCCGGATCTGGTGCCGGTTACGGTCGGCGGTGTCGTGCATCGGGTTCCGCGCCGCCTTGTCCAAGCGGTGCGTCGCGGGCTGATCGACCCGGAACGGATCTGA
- a CDS encoding type B 50S ribosomal protein L31 yields MKAGIHPDYHPVVFEDSSTGKRFLTRSTATSDRTVEWTDGQTYPLLVVDVTADSHPFWTGAHRVLDTQGRVEKFERRYGRRARGAQPQPGRGEG; encoded by the coding sequence ATGAAAGCAGGGATACACCCGGACTACCACCCGGTGGTGTTCGAGGATTCGAGCACCGGCAAACGGTTCCTGACCAGGTCCACCGCCACCAGTGACCGGACGGTGGAGTGGACCGACGGGCAGACCTACCCCTTGCTGGTGGTCGACGTCACCGCGGATTCCCACCCGTTCTGGACCGGCGCCCACCGGGTGCTCGATACCCAGGGCCGGGTGGAGAAGTTCGAGCGCAGATATGGCAGGCGGGCGCGCGGTGCGCAGCCCCAGCCCGGACGAGGGGAGGGCTGA
- the mrf gene encoding ribosome hibernation factor-recruiting GTPase MRF — protein sequence MIPDRRTPVVVVAGASGRATEGVDQVARALGTAPGTVVVRHDLAELREGIVRRTVREGVKESVEVLELAHGCVSCTLRADLLPLLCTLAARDSVTRIVLALDPAFEAEAVCQAIDDVVVAGVVGRIDGPARRDVRIEAVLTCADARIWLAEATGDDTLAECGLATADDDRTVAQVAVGQVDFADGLVVTGAHQVDALDRERLGAVFSRLVPQAPVYWGTAEPIAPAEVDALIGRIPADSRRGRVFDAHAPLLRGQPPLGTEHGVTLVEFAAGRPFHPGRLHEALDVLFEGVVTARGRLWLATQPEEVVWLESAGGGLRVGGAGRWLAAMTPDELADADPDRRAMAALRWDDRFGDRDVSLVILVHDADPADIRHALHWALVEDDELRLVERAPERVAQWDDPFGEWHADPCESGESTGLPIAGDQRSAD from the coding sequence GTGATTCCCGATCGCAGAACACCGGTCGTGGTGGTCGCCGGGGCCTCGGGCCGCGCCACCGAGGGAGTCGACCAGGTGGCGCGGGCGTTGGGCACTGCCCCCGGCACCGTCGTCGTGCGCCACGATCTGGCCGAACTGCGGGAGGGCATCGTCCGCCGGACGGTGCGCGAGGGCGTCAAGGAGAGCGTCGAAGTCCTGGAGCTGGCGCATGGGTGCGTGTCCTGCACCCTGCGCGCGGATCTGCTCCCGCTGCTGTGCACGCTGGCCGCCCGCGATTCGGTGACGCGCATCGTGCTCGCTCTGGACCCGGCGTTCGAAGCCGAAGCGGTCTGCCAGGCCATCGATGACGTCGTCGTCGCGGGTGTGGTCGGCCGCATCGACGGCCCGGCGCGTCGCGACGTGCGTATCGAAGCCGTGCTGACCTGCGCCGATGCCCGGATTTGGCTGGCCGAGGCCACCGGTGACGACACCCTTGCCGAATGCGGTCTCGCCACCGCCGACGACGACCGCACGGTGGCCCAGGTCGCGGTCGGCCAGGTCGATTTCGCCGACGGGCTCGTCGTCACCGGCGCCCACCAGGTCGACGCGCTGGATCGCGAACGTCTCGGTGCCGTGTTCAGCCGCCTGGTCCCGCAGGCGCCGGTGTACTGGGGCACCGCCGAGCCGATCGCCCCGGCCGAGGTGGACGCGCTGATCGGCCGGATCCCGGCGGACTCGCGCCGCGGCCGGGTGTTCGACGCGCACGCGCCGCTGCTGCGCGGCCAACCGCCGCTGGGTACCGAGCACGGGGTGACGCTGGTGGAATTCGCCGCCGGCCGCCCGTTCCATCCGGGACGGCTGCACGAGGCGCTGGATGTGCTGTTCGAGGGCGTGGTCACCGCGCGCGGCCGGTTGTGGCTGGCCACCCAGCCGGAGGAAGTGGTCTGGCTGGAATCGGCCGGTGGCGGGCTGCGGGTCGGCGGCGCCGGTCGCTGGCTGGCCGCGATGACGCCCGACGAACTCGCCGACGCCGACCCGGATCGCCGGGCCATGGCGGCGCTGCGCTGGGACGACCGTTTCGGCGACCGCGATGTCTCGCTGGTGATCCTGGTGCACGACGCCGATCCCGCCGATATCCGCCACGCCCTGCACTGGGCGCTGGTCGAAGACGACGAGCTGCGGTTGGTGGAGCGGGCGCCCGAGCGAGTGGCGCAGTGGGACGACCCGTTCGGCGAGTGGCATGCCGACCCGTGCGAATCCGGTGAGTCCACCGGACTGCCCATCGCCGGAGACCAGCGCAGCGCTGACTGA
- the rpmB gene encoding 50S ribosomal protein L28, whose translation MSAHCQVTGRRPGFGKSVSHSHKRTNRRWNPNIQRKTYYLPSEDRRITLTVSAKGIKTIDRDGIEAVVARIRARGDKI comes from the coding sequence ATGTCGGCCCACTGCCAGGTCACCGGCCGCCGGCCCGGTTTCGGCAAGTCCGTCTCGCATTCACACAAGCGGACCAACCGGCGCTGGAACCCGAACATCCAGCGCAAGACCTACTACCTGCCCAGCGAAGACCGCCGCATCACGCTCACCGTCTCGGCCAAGGGCATCAAGACCATCGACCGCGACGGGATCGAGGCCGTGGTGGCCCGCATCCGGGCGCGCGGCGACAAGATCTGA
- the rpmG gene encoding 50S ribosomal protein L33: MASKSTDIRPVIKLKSTAGTGYTYVTRKNRRNDPDRMVLRKYDPVVRRHVDFREER, encoded by the coding sequence ATGGCATCGAAATCGACCGACATCCGTCCGGTGATCAAGCTGAAGTCCACCGCGGGCACCGGCTACACCTACGTCACCCGCAAGAACCGGCGCAACGACCCCGACCGCATGGTGCTGCGCAAATACGATCCGGTGGTGCGCAGGCACGTGGACTTCCGAGAGGAACGCTGA
- the rpsN gene encoding 30S ribosomal protein S14, giving the protein MAKKSKIARNEQRKQIVARYAARRAELKELIRNPATGDAERAAAQSALQRLPRDASPVRLRNRDAADGRPRGHLRKFGLSRVRVRELAHRGELPGVHKSSW; this is encoded by the coding sequence ATGGCCAAGAAGTCCAAGATCGCCCGCAACGAACAGCGCAAACAGATCGTCGCTCGCTACGCCGCACGCCGCGCCGAGCTCAAGGAACTGATCCGCAACCCGGCCACCGGCGACGCCGAACGGGCCGCGGCCCAGTCCGCCCTACAGCGCCTGCCCCGCGACGCCAGTCCGGTACGATTGCGCAATCGGGACGCCGCAGACGGACGACCGCGCGGACATCTCCGGAAGTTCGGGCTCTCTCGGGTACGCGTACGCGAGCTGGCCCATCGGGGAGAGTTGCCCGGTGTGCACAAATCGAGCTGGTAG
- the rpsR gene encoding 30S ribosomal protein S18, with translation MAVKRAPSKKVRAEQARRPKKNPLIAAGIETVDYKDVNLLRTFISDRGKIRSRRVTGLTPQQQRQVAVAVKNAREMALLPFTSR, from the coding sequence ATGGCAGTGAAGCGAGCACCGTCGAAGAAGGTCCGCGCCGAGCAGGCCCGCAGACCCAAGAAGAATCCGCTGATCGCCGCCGGCATCGAGACCGTCGACTACAAAGACGTCAACCTGCTGCGCACCTTCATCTCCGATCGAGGCAAGATCCGCAGCCGCCGCGTCACCGGCCTCACCCCGCAACAGCAGCGTCAGGTGGCGGTGGCGGTGAAGAACGCCAGGGAGATGGCGCTGCTCCCGTTCACCAGCCGCTGA